In Ochotona princeps isolate mOchPri1 chromosome 22, mOchPri1.hap1, whole genome shotgun sequence, the following are encoded in one genomic region:
- the CD40 gene encoding tumor necrosis factor receptor superfamily member 5 has protein sequence MVRLPLQCVLWGCLLSTVLLVSPTPCRKNQYQINNQCCDLCPPGERLTTDCTEGTQTKCSPCEQDEFSNTWNREPRCHQHKYCDPNLGLREWSKGTSETDTTCACQEGKHCSSHACERCTPHTSCPAGYGVKQMATEVSDTICEPCPDGFFSNTSSASESCQPWTSCEAQNLVVLRAGTNKTDVRCGSHDRKRVLLLIPVVLVALMTVLLVSVYIRKVIRRSGSKGEINTKRQDPVETEDLPGHNTAAPVQETLHGCQPVTQEDGKESRIAVQEHQ, from the exons ATGGTTCGGTTGCCTTTGCAGTGTGTCCTCTGGGGCTGCTTGCTGTCCACC GTCCTCCTGGTGTCTCCCACTCCCTGTAGAAAAAACCAGTACCAAATAAACAACCAGTGCTGTGATTTGTGCCCTCCAG GAGAGAGACTGACCACTGACTGCACGGAGGGCACACAAACAAAATGCTCACCTTGTGAGCAGGACGAATTCTCAAACACCTGGAACAGAGAGCCACGCTGTCACCAGCACAAGTACTGCGACCCTA ACCTAGGGCTCCGAGAATGGAGCAAGGGTACCTCGGAGACAGATACCACCTGCGCTTGTCAAGAGGGTAAACACTGCAGCAGCCATGCCTGTGAGAGATGTACCCCTCACACCTCCTGTCCTGCAGGCTATGGAGTTAAACAGATGG CCACAGAGGTTTCTGATACCATCTGCGAACCCTGCCCCGATGGTTTCTTCTCCAACACATCGTCCGCCTCGGAAAGCTGCCAGCCTTGGACAAG CTGTGAGGCCCAGAACCTGGTGGTGCTACGGGCGGGGACCAACAAGACTGATGTGCGCTGTG GTTCCCATGACCGGAAGAGGGTCCTGCTGTTAATCCCCGTGGTGCTGGTGGCCCTGATGACTGTACTGCTGGTATCGGTTTACATCC GAAAGGTGATCAGGAGGTCTGGCTCCAAG GGCGAAATCAACACCAAGAGGCAGGATCCCGTGGAGACAGAAGACCTCCCCGGCCACAACACGGCTGCACCGGTGCAGGAGACGCTGCATGGATGCCAGCCGGTCACCCAGGAGGACGGCAAGGAAAGCCGCATTGCTGTACAAGAACATCAGTGA